In Miscanthus floridulus cultivar M001 chromosome 5, ASM1932011v1, whole genome shotgun sequence, one genomic interval encodes:
- the LOC136450022 gene encoding probable protein phosphatase 2C 5 — protein MALLSPRVPRLPPSTFTFAAAAGARCFGRAARCQATTAGGVAAAGPPSSELEAIQWGSAKLQGVRDEMEDEILLRPGSLLDGFSFAAVLDGHAGFSAVQFLRDELYKECAAALDGGAVLSTKNLDAITASIQRAFAAVDAKLSTWLEQADKDDDSGATATAMFLRNDVLVVSHIGDSCLVISRGGRPEALTSSHRPYGNNKTSLEEVKRIRAAGGWIVDGRICGDISVSRAFGDIRFKTRKNEMLVKGVKEGRWTDKFISRIKFKDDLIISSPDVSLVELGPDVEFVLLATDGLWDYIKSSEAVAFVRDQLRQHGDVQLACEALGQKALDQRSKDNISIVIADLGRTNWKALPDERPNMFFELSQAVATVGVVSIGIWFSSFLGLQ, from the exons ATGGCGCTGCTGAGCCCGCGCGTGCCGCGGCTGCCGCCCTCCACCTTCACCTTCGCCGCCGCGGCCGGTGCCCGGTGCTTTGGCCGTGCCGCGAGGTGCCAGGCGACGACGGCGGGCGGCGTGGCGGCCGCGGGGCCCCCGTCGTCGGAGCTGGAGGCCATCCAGTGGGGCAGCGCCAAGCTGCAGGGCGTTCGCGACGAGATGGAGGATGAGATCTTGCTCCGCCCGGGCTCCCTCCTCGACGGCTTCTCCTTCGCCGCCGTCTTGGATGGACACGCCGGCTTCTCCGCCGTCCAGTTCCTCAG GGACGAGCTGTACAAGGAGTGCGCAGCCGCGTTGGACGGCGGCGCGGTGCTGAGCACTAAGAATCTCGACGCTATCACGGCCTCCATCCAGCGTGCCTTCGCCGCTGTCGACGCCAAGCTCTCCACCTG GCTCGAGCAAGCCGACAAGGACGACGACTCTGGTGCTACGGCAACTGCCATGTTTCTCAGGAACGATGTCCTTGTTGTCTCGCACATTGGGGACTCTTGCTTG GTGATATCACGCGGTGGAAGACCTGAAGCTTTGACCAGCTCTCATCGACCATATGGGAACAACAAAACGTCCCTTGAAGAGGTCAAGAGGATCAGAGCAGCAGGTGGATGG ATTGTTGATGGGCGCATATGTGGAGACATATCTGTATCTCGTGCTTTTGGGGACATAAGATTTAAGACACGAAAGAATGA AATGCTGGTGAAAGGAGTTAAAGAAGGAAGGTGGACTGATAAGTTCATCTCACG AATAAAATTTAAAGATGATCTAATAATCTCGTCACCTGATGTATCTCTGGTAGAGCTTGGACCAGATGTGGAATTTGTTCTATTAGCAACTGATGGTCTTTGGGATTACATAAAAAG CTCTGAAGCTGTAGCTTTTGTCAGAGATCAACTACGTCAACATGGTGATGTCCAG TTGGCCTGTGAGGCACTTGGTCAGAAAGCTCTG GATCAACGGTCAAAAGACAATATTAGCATAGTCATAGCTGACTTGGG GAGGACAAATTGGAAGGCATTGCCCGATGAAAGACCAAACATGTTCTTCGAACTAAGTCAAGCAGTCGCGACTGTAGGGGTTGTCTCAATAGGAATTTGGTTTTCGTCGTTCCTTGGATTACAGTAG